One genomic region from Candidatus Tisiphia endosymbiont of Dioctria linearis encodes:
- a CDS encoding YifB family Mg chelatase-like AAA ATPase, which translates to MIVHLGSLTFSGIDIIDVDVQVQISPGIPNFTIVGLADKTIGESKERVRAALSSIGLALPAKKILINLAPADLVKEGSHFDLAIACAILSSMKILPAEEMQEYLVIGELSLDGSILPVSGALPAAIGAAARNKGLICSKQNGQEAAWSGNNNILVASNLIELVNHFKGLQILSSPELEIDTSIINYPDFKEIKGQKTAKRALEIAASGSHNLLMFGPPGTGKSMLAQCIPGILPKMRPEEILECSTIASVAGKLANGKLSRVRPFRAPHHSCSIAAMVGGGVGKRVKPGEISLAHNGVLFLDELPEFPPNVIESLRQPIETGEILIARSNSHIKYPANFQLIAAMNPCKCGYLSDPHKACSRAPKCGSDYQMRISGPIMDRFDLHINVGSIDSYNYSLIEGDTEEGSEQIANRVEIARNIQQTRYEGYNIKTNNRLDGQLLIEYALPVDDGKDLLNEAATKFRISMRAYNRILRVARTIVDLEGSRNVYKIHIAEALNYRKMDNNP; encoded by the coding sequence ATGATAGTTCATCTTGGTAGTTTAACCTTTAGTGGTATAGACATTATTGATGTCGATGTGCAAGTACAGATATCGCCAGGTATACCTAATTTTACTATAGTAGGATTGGCTGATAAAACCATTGGTGAATCTAAAGAGAGGGTTAGAGCAGCCTTGTCTTCGATAGGTCTTGCCCTACCTGCCAAGAAAATACTTATAAATTTAGCTCCAGCTGATTTGGTTAAAGAGGGTAGTCATTTTGACCTTGCTATTGCTTGTGCCATACTTAGCAGTATGAAAATTTTACCAGCTGAGGAAATGCAAGAATATCTAGTAATAGGGGAATTATCTCTAGATGGTTCTATATTACCTGTCAGTGGAGCTTTGCCTGCTGCTATTGGTGCTGCAGCTAGAAATAAAGGGCTAATTTGTTCAAAACAGAATGGTCAGGAAGCTGCCTGGTCTGGCAATAATAATATTTTGGTAGCAAGTAATTTAATAGAGTTAGTTAATCATTTTAAAGGTCTGCAAATATTATCATCACCAGAATTGGAAATTGACACTAGCATCATAAATTACCCTGACTTTAAAGAGATCAAAGGGCAGAAAACAGCCAAGCGAGCTTTAGAAATAGCAGCTTCAGGTAGCCATAATCTATTAATGTTTGGTCCACCTGGTACTGGGAAATCGATGTTGGCACAATGTATACCTGGCATATTACCCAAAATGCGACCCGAAGAAATATTAGAGTGCAGTACTATAGCAAGCGTTGCAGGCAAGTTAGCAAATGGCAAACTATCAAGGGTTAGACCCTTTCGTGCTCCTCACCATTCCTGCTCGATAGCAGCGATGGTCGGTGGTGGCGTGGGTAAAAGAGTAAAGCCAGGTGAGATTTCATTAGCCCATAATGGGGTATTATTTTTAGACGAATTACCAGAGTTTCCACCTAATGTTATCGAATCTCTAAGGCAACCAATTGAAACTGGAGAAATACTAATTGCTAGATCAAATTCGCATATTAAATATCCAGCTAACTTTCAGCTAATAGCCGCAATGAATCCTTGTAAATGCGGTTATTTAAGCGATCCGCATAAAGCATGTTCAAGAGCTCCAAAATGTGGTAGTGATTATCAGATGCGTATTTCCGGTCCAATCATGGATCGATTTGATCTACATATAAATGTAGGCTCTATTGACTCATATAATTATAGTTTAATAGAAGGCGATACAGAAGAAGGGTCTGAACAAATAGCCAATAGGGTTGAAATAGCTCGCAATATTCAACAAACTAGATATGAAGGATATAATATCAAAACAAATAACCGTTTGGATGGGCAACTGCTTATTGAATATGCACTACCAGTTGATGATGGAAAAGATTTGCTTAACGAAGCCGCTACAAAATTTCGTATATCAATGCGGGCATATAATAGAATCTTACGAGTTGCAAGAACTATAGTCGATCTAGAAGGTTCTCGCAACGTCTATAAGATACATATTGCCGAAGCACTAAATTATAGAAAAATGGATAATAATCCATAA
- the recA gene encoding recombinase RecA, with the protein MNVIDKERALLAALSQIEKSYGKGSVMKLGQRRAVDVEAIPTGSLGLDIALGIGGLPKGRIIEIFGPESSGKTTLTLHVIAEAQKKGGTCAFIDAEHALDPAYAKKLGVNIDELIISQPDTGEQALEITDTLVRSGAVDMVIIDSVAALVPKAEIEGEMGDSHMGLQARLMSQALRKLTASISRTNCVIIFINQIRMKIGVMFGSPETTTGGNALKFYASVRLDIRRISSIKDKDEVVGSQTKVKVVKNKVSPPFKTAEFDIMYGSGISKESEIIDLGVKLEIVEKSGSWFSYKDIRIGQGRENVKHYLKEHPAICYEIEQLIRQKSSNNTNITFDSETVIMEEDE; encoded by the coding sequence ATGAATGTTATAGACAAAGAAAGAGCACTACTTGCTGCACTTAGCCAAATTGAAAAAAGTTACGGCAAAGGTTCGGTTATGAAACTAGGTCAACGCCGGGCTGTAGACGTTGAGGCAATACCAACAGGATCGCTAGGACTTGACATAGCACTTGGTATAGGCGGTTTACCTAAGGGAAGAATTATTGAAATTTTTGGACCAGAGAGTTCGGGAAAGACTACCTTAACTTTACATGTAATTGCTGAAGCACAGAAGAAAGGTGGCACTTGTGCTTTTATTGACGCAGAACATGCTTTAGACCCAGCATATGCCAAAAAATTGGGAGTAAATATTGACGAGCTTATTATTTCTCAACCAGATACTGGAGAACAGGCACTTGAAATAACCGATACTCTAGTACGCTCTGGGGCTGTTGATATGGTCATTATAGATAGTGTTGCTGCTCTTGTACCTAAAGCAGAGATTGAAGGAGAAATGGGTGACTCCCATATGGGATTACAAGCTAGATTAATGAGCCAAGCACTTAGGAAACTCACCGCATCAATTTCCAGAACTAATTGTGTAATTATTTTCATTAATCAAATTAGAATGAAAATAGGCGTCATGTTTGGCAGTCCAGAAACTACCACAGGTGGAAATGCTTTAAAATTTTATGCCTCAGTAAGGCTAGATATCAGAAGAATCTCATCAATCAAGGATAAAGATGAAGTAGTAGGTAGTCAAACTAAGGTCAAGGTTGTTAAGAACAAAGTCTCACCACCATTCAAAACTGCAGAATTTGATATAATGTATGGTAGTGGTATTTCTAAAGAAAGCGAGATAATAGACCTTGGCGTTAAATTGGAAATAGTAGAAAAGTCTGGTTCTTGGTTTTCCTATAAAGATATTCGTATAGGACAAGGTAGAGAAAATGTTAAACATTACCTAAAAGAACACCCTGCTATCTGCTATGAAATAGAACAGCTAATTCGTCAAAAATCTTCTAATAATACTAATATTACTTTTGATAGTGAAACGGTAATTATGGAAGAGGATGAATAA
- the fabG gene encoding 3-oxoacyl-ACP reductase FabG produces the protein MINLTDKKSLITGASGAIGGSIAKLLHSLGSHVIISGSNQEKLQELGNNLKNNYTIAPCNLANSEECNNLVANLEQIDILVCNAGITNDMLAIRMSDEIFEQVININLKASFILNREAIKKMMKTRYGRIINIASVVAVSGNPGQANYCASKAGMIGMTKSLALEVASRGITVNAVAPGFIKSNMTDKLNETQKEAIMQKIPLKTLGNPEDVANVVAFLASDKASYITGQTIHVNGGLVLV, from the coding sequence ATGATAAACTTGACTGATAAAAAATCTCTAATTACTGGAGCATCTGGAGCAATTGGTGGTAGCATTGCCAAGCTATTGCACTCTCTTGGTAGCCATGTAATAATTAGTGGTAGTAACCAAGAAAAACTACAAGAATTGGGTAATAATTTAAAAAATAATTATACGATAGCACCATGCAATTTAGCCAATAGTGAGGAATGTAATAACTTGGTAGCTAATCTTGAACAAATAGATATTTTAGTTTGTAATGCTGGAATCACCAACGATATGCTAGCAATAAGAATGTCCGATGAGATATTTGAGCAAGTTATAAATATAAACTTAAAAGCTAGTTTTATTCTAAATCGTGAAGCGATAAAAAAAATGATGAAAACTCGTTATGGTAGAATAATTAATATAGCATCTGTGGTGGCAGTTTCTGGTAATCCGGGGCAAGCAAATTATTGTGCTTCTAAAGCTGGGATGATAGGTATGACAAAGTCTCTAGCCCTTGAGGTGGCAAGTAGAGGGATCACAGTTAATGCAGTTGCTCCTGGTTTTATTAAATCAAATATGACCGATAAATTAAATGAAACTCAAAAAGAAGCTATAATGCAAAAAATTCCTCTGAAAACTTTGGGAAACCCCGAAGATGTTGCAAATGTAGTAGCTTTTTTAGCAAGTGACAAAGCTTCTTATATCACTGGTCAAACTATCCATGTTAATGGTGGATTGGTGCTGGTATAG
- the ubiA gene encoding 4-hydroxybenzoate octaprenyltransferase yields the protein MVMPNKIFLSFSLMRLQNPTGYLLVFFSACFGVLLTNITIYNLVKLLLLFFIGSVVTRGAGSVLNDIFDKDFDKYVLRTKNRPLANGSLKVSDAMILLIILSIISLAILLSLNKTAIYLGFFSCIMIILYPLMKRITFFPQIFLGLTFNGVLIGNSAVIDKISLEAVIMYIACCFWTIGYDIIYGFMDIEYDKKINLKSMALFLEKKNYKLHLYVYYTIFIILFIIAKIIAAHHLNYIAILCAYMMLIWQVITLEISDPQNCLTRFKNNNYVGLILLLGSLDLTM from the coding sequence ATAGTAATGCCAAATAAAATTTTCCTAAGTTTCAGTTTAATGAGGTTGCAAAATCCTACTGGCTATCTGTTAGTATTCTTCTCAGCATGCTTTGGGGTACTTCTTACCAATATTACAATATATAATTTAGTAAAATTATTACTATTATTCTTTATCGGAAGTGTCGTTACCAGAGGAGCTGGTAGCGTTCTTAACGATATTTTTGACAAAGATTTTGATAAATATGTGTTACGAACAAAAAATAGACCTTTGGCTAATGGCTCATTGAAAGTAAGTGACGCGATGATTTTGTTAATTATATTATCAATTATTTCCTTAGCCATTTTATTATCATTAAATAAAACAGCCATTTACTTAGGGTTTTTCTCCTGCATCATGATCATTTTATATCCACTAATGAAGAGAATTACTTTTTTCCCACAAATATTTCTAGGGCTAACATTTAATGGAGTCTTGATTGGTAATAGTGCAGTAATTGATAAAATATCACTAGAAGCTGTTATTATGTATATTGCCTGCTGTTTTTGGACTATTGGTTATGACATTATTTATGGCTTTATGGACATAGAGTACGATAAAAAGATTAATCTCAAATCAATGGCATTATTTTTAGAAAAGAAAAACTATAAACTGCATCTATATGTTTATTATACCATTTTCATAATATTATTCATAATTGCTAAAATTATAGCAGCTCATCACCTTAACTATATAGCTATCCTTTGTGCTTATATGATGCTGATTTGGCAGGTAATAACATTAGAAATTTCAGACCCACAAAACTGTCTTACTAGATTTAAAAATAACAATTATGTCGGTTTGATTTTGCTCTTAGGTTCGTTAGACTTAACTATGTGA